The nucleotide window GATTTTTCAAATGGGCATTGTGCCTATGATTTTGGAACAGATCCCCTGTCTTTTGCAGGTTGTGGTTTCATTTGGGATCACTTGCTGCGTAAAGGCATTTCATTCAGAAATTTTGGAGAAACAGACCTCGCTGAAATAACAAAAGGAAAGACCTGGACCGATGTATATAACGCCTGGAAAAATAAAAACGATTCCGCCCAGTACCAATGTTCGTACGCAATGAAAAGCCTGGAAAAGTACAGTGACTTGCGTTTCCCTGGCTGGAACATGAATATTACAGATCAGGTCAGGGCCGACGCATTCATCAAGGCACTGAAGGAATACGAAGCAGCAGGCAGCCTGCCTGAATTTATTATTGTCTATTTACCCAATGACCATACCAATGGGTATAGTGAGCATACACCTACTCCCCGCGCCTATGTAACAGACAACGACTGGGCAACAGGCAGAGTGGTGGAAGCCCTTTCGAAAAGTTCCTTCTGGAAGGATATGGCTATATTTATTAATGAAGATGATCCTCAAAGCGGCACAGACCATGTGGATGGCCATCGTTCATTCTGTTTGGTTGCGGGCCCTTATGTAAAGCGGGACACTATCATCAGTAATTTCTACAATCAATCATCTGTACTACATACCATCTGCCAGATATTCGGCGTACAACCCATGAATCAATTGGTCGCAGCAGCTCCGTTAATGACAGCGTGCTTTCAGCAAAACCCTGACTATACGGCTTACAATAGCCTGACGCCATCAATTGCCATCAACGAGATGAATCCCCCAAAGGAAATGATCAAAAATAAAACCACCGCCAGATTAGCGCCACTGACACAGAAAATGGATTTCTCCAGGCCGGATCTTATTGATAAGGATGCCTTGATATTTAGTGAGTATGTATGGTCCACCATACATGGTGACAAACCCTTTCCTAAAGAGTACTTCGGCGCACATCAGAAGGGCTTGAAAGCCCTCGGCCTGAAAGTAGACGCCAAATCCGGGGAAGATAATGATTAGTGCTGGCTGGAAAATGTAACGATGTCCCGTCCTGAAATGTTTTTATTTTAGGATGGGATAACATAAAAACGAGTAATTGCTTCCCGATACACACGTTATAAATCTTCTGCTATCATCATCCTTATTTTGGGTTTCACGTTTGGTTCATCAACGATCTTAGCATAACCTTTTAAGTGCTAAAGGACACTTGTCCAATTATCATGATCTGATGTTTTTACGTTTATCCACCAGATCACTAAAGAACTGTATAAGACACGCCTGCCGCTTATAATCTGACACAAAATCATACTCCTGGTTTTGCACAGCAATCTGTCTTTTAGCGCTGATGTTCTCTGCCAGCTGTTTGGTATTGGTATTAACTACCGGACATAGAAAAAGCCCTGCTGACAGGGCTTTCATCATATTACGCTATGAATGCTTTGTGTTGATTATTGCACTTTACTTCCCGTACAGAAACGGCCCGGGAGATGATGACGCCTGTTATATCGTGGGTTCAGGGGAAATAAAAGCGGGGTTGTGAATGATTCGTAACAAGTCTCGATAATGCTCATCCGCGCTAGGCTTTCACGCTCCCACCCAGCTATGGAGATGTTCGGGCAAAACGTAAATGCATCATTTCCCCGCTGTTGAGCTCAAACCCACTTATTCGACCTTTCTTGTCCCGGATGACCACAACGTGGTCCAGGCCGCCATCGCTAAGCAGGTGATCCGTGCCCAGCAAGGTGATCTTTGCGGGTAGGTGAGCAGCATTCGTAAAATATAGCTGGTGGTCCCTGAATTCAATCCGATACTGGCAATCCAGTTCGGGGCAGGTATAGGTCCCGGTATAACCTTGTAAGAGCTGGTCGGAGGGATTGACATCCTTGGTCCTCTCCAGGTAGATCGGCCGGGAAAGGGCCGGGCTATACAGGCTAACACCAACAGCTACCGCAGTTTGATGAAAATCATAGTGTACAGCCGGATTGCTGAGCGGGGAAAAATGCAACGCGGAATCGTTGACCAGCAGGGTCGTACCGTTCAGCCACAGACGTTTATCCCGGATCTCAAAACGGAGCCGGTAACCGTTCTCTGCAATATAGTTACCGGTAAGTCTTTGAAATTCATCCGGTGTTTTCAGTTCAGCAACAGCAGAGTCGCGTCTCATCGTGGGTGAGGCGGCCGTTTTTTGGCGCTTATCCGGTATGAATAAAGTGGCCAACTGGTTGATCTCGCCATAGATGTCATTGTTACCCGAATTACCGAACACAATAAAGCCGGTCCGGAGTTCAGGGTAAACGGCGATGATTGTCCGGAAACCCGCCAGGCCACCATTATGTACGTATTGCACCCAACCACGGGAAGTATTGACGTTGATACCCGAAGCATAAGGGATCTCGCGGCCATCGTTGAGCCGGCCCTTTTCGGTAAGCAACGCGATCGTTTGCATATCGCCCGCCCTGGGTTCATAAAAGTTCATGACCCAGTGTGCCATATCTGCCACACTCGTGAACAAGCCGCCATCGCCCAAGGTGTACACATTCTGGTAACTGTTCTTAAAGAGCTTGCCGTCTCCGGAAGTGTAAGAGGCTACCCGGTTAGTGACCAGTTCCTGGTTATCGTCTATAAACCGGCTGACGGTCATGCCCAGCGGCTGAAAGATATGTCCCGAGGTGAAGGAGCGGAAGCTTTCCCCGCTAACCGCCCTAACGATTTCAGCCAGCAATACATAATTGGAATTGGAGTAGGAGAACTTCTCACCCGGTGGGAAATTCAGCGTCCGTTGTTTTTTGAGCAGCTCCAGTGCCAGCTCCTGGGTAAGCATCCCGTCCGGCGGCAACCCCGCGATGACTGCAAGACCAATATCATCGCGTATACCGCTCGTATGGTTCAATAAATTGCGGACGCTGATCCGATGACCGAAGTCCGGCATCCAGGGCAGGTAAATATGCATATCATCATCCAGTTTCAGCTTGCCCTGCCGAGCCAGCAAGGCAATGGCATAGCCGGTGAGCTGCTTGGATACCGAGCACATATAGTATATACTTTCCGGTGTGTTGGGTACCTGGTGTTCCAGGTCGGCCAGGCCGTACCCTTTGGCATACAGCAGGGAATCATGCCGTACGATCCC belongs to Chitinophaga sp. HK235 and includes:
- a CDS encoding serine hydrolase → MKKTGLILLSILLTTALVNAQSLPDSLAKQVDLLFQKYATPNTPGCVVGIVRHDSLLYAKGYGLADLEHQVPNTPESIYYMCSVSKQLTGYAIALLARQGKLKLDDDMHIYLPWMPDFGHRISVRNLLNHTSGIRDDIGLAVIAGLPPDGMLTQELALELLKKQRTLNFPPGEKFSYSNSNYVLLAEIVRAVSGESFRSFTSGHIFQPLGMTVSRFIDDNQELVTNRVASYTSGDGKLFKNSYQNVYTLGDGGLFTSVADMAHWVMNFYEPRAGDMQTIALLTEKGRLNDGREIPYASGINVNTSRGWVQYVHNGGLAGFRTIIAVYPELRTGFIVFGNSGNNDIYGEINQLATLFIPDKRQKTAASPTMRRDSAVAELKTPDEFQRLTGNYIAENGYRLRFEIRDKRLWLNGTTLLVNDSALHFSPLSNPAVHYDFHQTAVAVGVSLYSPALSRPIYLERTKDVNPSDQLLQGYTGTYTCPELDCQYRIEFRDHQLYFTNAAHLPAKITLLGTDHLLSDGGLDHVVVIRDKKGRISGFELNSGEMMHLRFARTSP